The following coding sequences are from one Streptomyces angustmyceticus window:
- a CDS encoding TadE/TadG family type IV pilus assembly protein, whose translation MSAVRPPARPRSVAHRLRLPARLRGHGRDRGTVSIEFLGFLPLLLVVGLAVVQLGLAAFAVQQAGTGARAAARTASMDETDHPPDPAAAGRAAMSDWVDAGISVGGDGGGSVRATVRVTIPSIVPGVADFGTASRSATMPRPQEPAALGGGPAADTYEGAPPR comes from the coding sequence GTGAGCGCCGTACGCCCGCCGGCCCGGCCCCGGTCCGTCGCTCACCGGCTCCGGCTCCCCGCCCGGCTGCGCGGTCACGGCCGCGACCGGGGCACGGTGTCCATCGAGTTCCTCGGCTTCCTGCCGCTCCTGCTGGTCGTCGGGCTGGCCGTGGTCCAGCTCGGGCTGGCGGCGTTCGCCGTGCAGCAGGCCGGTACGGGAGCGCGCGCCGCGGCCCGGACCGCCTCGATGGACGAGACCGACCACCCGCCCGACCCGGCCGCCGCCGGCCGGGCCGCGATGAGCGACTGGGTCGACGCGGGGATCAGCGTGGGCGGCGACGGCGGCGGCTCGGTCCGTGCGACGGTGCGGGTCACCATCCCCTCGATCGTCCCCGGCGTCGCCGACTTCGGCACCGCCTCCCGCAGCGCCACCATGCCCCGCCCGCAGGAACCCGCCGCCCTGGGCGGTGGCCCCGCCGCGGACACGTACGAAGGAGCACCCCCGCGATGA
- a CDS encoding IclR family transcriptional regulator, translated as MSQTVDRALSILPLLAEGPADLGQVADRLGVHKSTALRLLRTLHEHGLVYRQSDQRYRLGARLFNLAQQAVENLDVREIAHPHLVELNERCGHTVHLAVHEENEVLYIDKVESRYPVRMYSRIGKPVAITVAAVAKLLLADLPEPERRALAEKLDYPLYTSRSTPNATAFLAELAKVGDQGWATDLGGHEESINCVAAPIRGTDGRVVAAMSVSAPNVVVTAEELLTLLPLVRRTADTISREYSGTAIPQ; from the coding sequence ATGAGCCAGACCGTCGACCGCGCGCTGAGCATCCTGCCGCTGCTCGCCGAAGGACCCGCCGACCTCGGGCAGGTCGCCGACCGCCTCGGCGTCCACAAGTCCACGGCCCTCCGCCTGCTGCGCACCCTGCACGAACACGGCCTCGTCTACCGCCAGTCCGACCAGCGCTACCGTCTCGGCGCCCGGCTCTTCAACCTCGCCCAGCAGGCCGTCGAGAACCTCGACGTCCGCGAGATCGCCCACCCCCACCTCGTCGAACTCAACGAGAGGTGCGGCCACACCGTCCACCTCGCCGTCCACGAGGAGAACGAGGTCCTCTACATCGACAAGGTCGAGAGCCGCTACCCGGTCCGGATGTACTCCCGGATCGGCAAGCCCGTCGCGATCACCGTCGCCGCGGTCGCCAAGCTGCTCCTCGCCGACCTGCCCGAACCCGAGCGCCGCGCCCTCGCGGAGAAGCTCGACTACCCCCTCTACACGTCCCGTTCGACCCCGAACGCCACGGCCTTCCTGGCCGAACTGGCCAAGGTCGGCGATCAGGGCTGGGCCACCGACCTCGGTGGCCACGAGGAGTCCATCAACTGCGTCGCGGCACCCATCCGCGGCACGGACGGCCGCGTGGTCGCCGCCATGTCGGTCTCCGCGCCGAACGTCGTCGTCACCGCCGAGGAACTCCTCACGCTGCTCCCGCTGGTGCGCCGCACCGCCGACACCATCAGCCGGGAGTACTCCGGAACCGCCATTCCCCAGTGA
- a CDS encoding GntP family permease, producing the protein MFLAAAPAAPAPPPHTGGLTALIPGTAGLLTVAALGIALLLVLIIKVRLQPFVALLTVSIAVGLAAGLSVTELFGTVQKSDAVSMIETGMGGILGHVAIIIGLGTMLGAILEVSGGAEVLSSRLLRLFGERREPLAMGLTGLIFGIPVFFDVGIFVLAPIVYAAAKRSGKSILLYCMPLLAGLSMTHAFLPPHPGPVAAAGLFKVDLGWIILMGVLCGIPAVLAAWGYAAWIGKRLFVPVPQDMVEAADEAKAAVAAQKATAGATPDERPVPLATVLTIIGTPLLLILLATFSSIALAPSTGRSVIEFFGHPFVALTIALLMSYYLLGIRRGWSRTSLETVSTASLKPVGNIILVVGAGGIFGAVLKGSGVATALSDTFHDVGLPVIVLAYLLSLVLRVAQGSATVAIVTTAGIVVPLVEGQDLSQPHLALIIMAISAGSIFASHVNDGGFWMVSKYFGITERDTLKSWTVLESVLSVAGFAVAALVSLVV; encoded by the coding sequence ATGTTCCTCGCCGCCGCGCCCGCCGCCCCCGCGCCACCACCCCACACCGGTGGACTGACCGCCCTGATACCGGGCACCGCGGGGCTCCTCACGGTCGCCGCCCTGGGCATCGCCCTGCTCCTCGTCCTGATCATCAAGGTCCGGCTGCAGCCGTTCGTCGCACTGCTGACGGTCTCCATCGCGGTGGGCCTGGCCGCCGGCCTCTCCGTCACCGAACTCTTCGGCACGGTCCAGAAATCCGACGCCGTCTCGATGATCGAGACCGGCATGGGCGGCATCCTCGGCCACGTCGCCATCATCATCGGCCTGGGCACCATGCTCGGCGCGATCCTCGAAGTCTCCGGCGGCGCCGAGGTGTTGAGCTCCCGGCTGCTCCGCCTCTTCGGCGAGCGGCGCGAACCGCTCGCCATGGGCCTGACCGGCCTGATCTTCGGCATCCCGGTCTTCTTCGACGTCGGCATCTTCGTCCTCGCCCCGATCGTCTACGCGGCCGCCAAGCGCAGCGGAAAGTCGATCCTGCTCTACTGCATGCCGCTGCTGGCGGGCCTGTCCATGACCCACGCCTTCCTGCCGCCGCACCCCGGCCCGGTCGCCGCCGCCGGCCTCTTCAAGGTCGACCTCGGCTGGATCATCCTCATGGGCGTCCTCTGCGGCATCCCGGCCGTGCTTGCCGCCTGGGGCTACGCGGCCTGGATCGGCAAGCGCCTCTTCGTCCCCGTCCCCCAGGACATGGTCGAGGCGGCGGACGAGGCCAAGGCCGCGGTCGCCGCGCAGAAGGCGACGGCCGGCGCCACGCCCGACGAGAGGCCGGTCCCCCTGGCCACGGTCCTCACCATCATCGGCACCCCGCTGCTCCTCATCCTCCTGGCGACCTTCTCCTCCATCGCCCTGGCCCCCTCCACCGGCCGCTCGGTGATCGAGTTCTTCGGCCACCCCTTCGTCGCCCTGACGATCGCCCTGCTGATGTCCTACTACCTGCTGGGCATCCGCCGCGGCTGGTCCCGCACGTCCCTGGAGACGGTCTCCACCGCCTCCCTCAAGCCGGTCGGCAACATCATCCTGGTCGTCGGCGCGGGCGGCATCTTCGGCGCCGTCCTCAAGGGCAGCGGTGTCGCCACCGCCCTCTCCGACACCTTCCACGACGTCGGCCTCCCCGTCATCGTCCTCGCCTACCTCCTCTCCCTCGTCCTCCGCGTAGCCCAGGGCTCCGCCACGGTCGCCATCGTCACCACCGCCGGCATCGTCGTCCCCCTCGTCGAGGGCCAGGACCTGTCCCAGCCCCACCTCGCCCTGATCATCATGGCCATCTCGGCAGGCTCGATCTTCGCCTCGCATGTGAACGACGGCGGCTTCTGGATGGTCAGCAAGTACTTCGGGATCACGGAACGCGACACCCTCAAGTCCTGGACCGTGCTGGAGTCCGTCCTCTCGGTGGCCGGATTCGCGGTGGCGGCGCTGGTGAGCCTGGTCGTGTAG
- a CDS encoding TadE/TadG family type IV pilus assembly protein, producing the protein MRRPLGGNDRGQVAVEFMGMLPLILVVLALLWQLVLVGYAYALAAHAADRGARAGTATEGGGAGACRSAAEHELPGSWRGGAGIDCGDGGDVWKATVRIEVPVLFPGAGSFPWKVRGSAGAAKEDLR; encoded by the coding sequence GTGCGGCGCCCACTGGGCGGCAACGACCGCGGGCAGGTCGCCGTGGAGTTCATGGGGATGCTCCCGCTGATCCTGGTGGTCCTCGCGCTGCTGTGGCAGCTGGTGCTGGTCGGCTACGCGTACGCGCTCGCCGCCCACGCCGCCGACCGCGGCGCGCGGGCCGGCACCGCGACGGAGGGCGGCGGCGCGGGCGCCTGCCGGTCCGCCGCCGAGCACGAACTGCCCGGCTCCTGGCGGGGCGGCGCCGGCATCGACTGCGGCGACGGAGGAGACGTGTGGAAGGCGACGGTCCGGATCGAGGTCCCGGTGCTCTTCCCCGGCGCGGGCAGCTTCCCGTGGAAGGTGCGGGGCTCGGCCGGCGCCGCCAAGGAGGACCTCCGGTGA
- a CDS encoding AAA family ATPase — MTIRILPAVGDPDAARAVSSLLNQLPDADPAPAVADSTALLNALAGAAAQGAGASPGGAAPAAGPSAVEALPEVVLVHERIGPMPALELIREVALRFPAVGVVLITMDAGPALFSAAMDAGARGIVGLPLGYDELAARVQAAAQWSAGVRVHLGGSPETAPGPAGTLVTVTGAKGGVGTTVTAVQLALAARAAGRSVALVDLDLQSGDVASYLDVQFRRSIADLAGIADISVRVLQDAVHDHHTGLGLLLAPEEGERGEEVDDRAARQVIGALRARYEVVLVDCGSQMQSANAAAVELADVALLVTTPDVVAVRAAKRQVRLWDRLQIRQAEDTTTVVNRLTRNTEIQPPLVAKATGTQVARTHVPAAFKELQPCVDAGRMQDLDGRSTVRQALWSLAGELGLGESPAVRREGRGSHRARPTLTGRRRKAITPGAAPGSGTGQGPAPGPASGGGSGSGLRFGARRGSAAAAGGPGPFDPAGPYEEG, encoded by the coding sequence GTGACCATCCGTATCCTCCCGGCGGTCGGCGACCCGGACGCCGCGCGCGCGGTGTCCTCGCTGCTCAACCAGCTGCCGGACGCCGATCCCGCACCCGCCGTCGCCGACTCCACGGCGCTGCTGAACGCGCTGGCCGGCGCCGCGGCGCAGGGGGCGGGCGCCTCCCCCGGGGGCGCCGCGCCCGCGGCCGGTCCGTCCGCCGTCGAGGCGCTGCCCGAGGTCGTGCTCGTCCACGAGCGGATCGGGCCGATGCCGGCGCTGGAGCTGATCCGCGAGGTGGCGCTGCGCTTCCCCGCCGTCGGCGTCGTCCTGATCACCATGGACGCCGGGCCCGCGCTGTTCTCCGCCGCGATGGACGCCGGCGCCCGCGGCATCGTCGGACTGCCGCTCGGCTACGACGAGCTGGCCGCCCGGGTGCAGGCCGCCGCCCAGTGGTCGGCGGGCGTACGGGTGCACCTGGGGGGCAGCCCGGAGACCGCCCCCGGCCCGGCGGGCACCCTGGTCACCGTGACCGGAGCCAAGGGCGGAGTCGGCACCACCGTCACCGCGGTGCAGCTCGCGCTGGCCGCCCGCGCCGCGGGCCGGAGCGTCGCCCTGGTGGACCTGGATCTGCAGTCCGGCGACGTGGCCTCCTACCTGGACGTCCAGTTCCGCCGCTCGATCGCCGACCTGGCGGGCATCGCGGACATCTCCGTACGGGTGCTCCAGGACGCGGTGCACGACCACCACACGGGGCTCGGGCTGCTGCTGGCACCCGAGGAGGGGGAGCGCGGCGAGGAGGTCGACGACCGGGCGGCCCGCCAGGTCATCGGCGCGCTGCGGGCCCGCTACGAAGTGGTGCTGGTCGACTGCGGCTCCCAGATGCAGTCCGCCAACGCCGCGGCCGTCGAACTCGCCGATGTGGCCCTGCTGGTGACCACCCCGGACGTGGTCGCCGTACGGGCCGCCAAGCGGCAGGTGCGGCTGTGGGACCGGCTGCAGATCCGCCAGGCGGAGGACACCACGACCGTGGTCAACCGCCTCACCCGCAATACCGAGATCCAGCCGCCGCTGGTCGCCAAGGCCACCGGCACCCAGGTCGCCAGGACCCATGTGCCGGCCGCCTTCAAGGAGCTCCAGCCCTGTGTCGACGCCGGCCGGATGCAGGACCTCGACGGCCGGTCGACGGTCCGTCAGGCGCTATGGTCGCTGGCGGGCGAGCTCGGCCTGGGCGAGTCGCCGGCCGTGCGGCGGGAGGGCCGGGGCAGCCACCGGGCGCGCCCGACGCTGACGGGGCGCAGGCGCAAGGCCATAACGCCGGGGGCGGCTCCCGGTTCGGGGACGGGTCAGGGTCCGGCTCCGGGGCCGGCCTCCGGGGGCGGGTCGGGGTCCGGCCTGCGGTTCGGCGCGCGGCGCGGCTCCGCGGCGGCGGCCGGCGGCCCGGGTCCGTTCGATCCGGCCGGTCCGTACGAGGAGGGCTGA
- a CDS encoding CpaF family protein: MSLKARIVAPEPAGEARQDGNMVAVYRAKLLEEIDLAEMSSLAAAERRGRLERVLGHIISREGPVLSTAERAQLIRRVVDEALGLGVLEPLLEDASITEIMVNGPDQVYVERAGRVELLPVRFASHEQLMQTIERIVSTVNRRVDESNPMVDARLPSGERVNVIIPPLALNGATLTIRRFPRAYTLAELIGMGTLDEQMLLLLAGLVRAKFNVVVSGATGAGKTTLLNALSGLIPDGERIITVEDAAELQLQQSHVIRLESRPPNVEGKGRITIRDLVRNSLRMRPDRIIVGEVRGGETLDMLQAMSTGHDGSLATVHANSAEDALMRLQTLASMSDVKIPFEALRDQINSAVDCIVQLTRHADGSRRISEIAILDSRGHEDYRIATVCRFDAEPMGADRIVHGRFRYFPLPRRVAERLFMASEPTPPAFGVATDDAQLATRKALS; this comes from the coding sequence ATGAGCCTGAAAGCCCGGATCGTCGCACCCGAGCCGGCCGGCGAGGCGCGCCAGGACGGCAACATGGTCGCCGTCTACCGCGCCAAACTCCTGGAGGAGATCGACCTCGCCGAGATGTCCTCGCTGGCCGCGGCCGAACGCCGCGGCCGGCTGGAACGCGTCCTGGGCCACATCATCAGCCGCGAGGGCCCGGTCCTGTCCACCGCCGAACGCGCCCAGCTCATCCGCCGGGTGGTGGACGAAGCGCTCGGCCTCGGCGTGCTGGAACCGCTGCTGGAGGACGCCTCGATCACCGAGATCATGGTCAACGGCCCGGACCAGGTGTACGTCGAGCGGGCCGGCCGGGTCGAGCTGCTGCCGGTGCGCTTCGCCTCGCACGAGCAGCTGATGCAGACCATCGAGCGGATCGTCTCCACCGTCAACCGGCGGGTCGACGAGTCCAATCCGATGGTCGACGCCCGCCTGCCGTCCGGCGAACGCGTCAACGTCATCATCCCACCGCTCGCCCTGAACGGCGCCACCCTCACCATCCGCCGCTTCCCGCGCGCCTACACCCTCGCCGAACTCATCGGCATGGGCACGCTCGACGAGCAGATGCTGTTGCTGCTGGCGGGGCTGGTGCGGGCCAAGTTCAACGTGGTGGTCTCCGGTGCCACGGGCGCGGGCAAGACCACCCTCCTCAACGCGCTGTCCGGCCTGATCCCGGACGGCGAGCGGATCATCACCGTCGAGGACGCCGCCGAACTCCAGCTCCAGCAGAGCCATGTCATCCGGCTGGAGTCCCGGCCGCCCAACGTGGAGGGCAAGGGCCGGATCACCATCCGCGACCTGGTGCGCAACTCCCTGCGCATGCGCCCCGACCGCATCATCGTCGGCGAGGTGCGCGGCGGCGAGACCCTCGACATGCTCCAGGCCATGTCGACCGGCCACGACGGGTCGCTCGCCACCGTCCACGCCAACAGCGCCGAGGACGCCCTGATGCGGCTGCAGACCCTGGCCTCCATGTCGGACGTCAAGATCCCCTTCGAGGCGCTGCGGGACCAGATCAACAGCGCCGTCGACTGCATCGTCCAGCTCACCCGGCACGCCGACGGCTCCCGCCGGATCAGCGAGATCGCCATCCTCGACTCGCGCGGCCACGAGGACTACCGGATCGCGACGGTCTGCCGCTTCGACGCCGAACCGATGGGCGCCGACCGCATCGTGCACGGGCGCTTCCGCTACTTCCCGCTGCCGCGCCGGGTGGCCGAACGCCTCTTCATGGCGAGCGAGCCCACCCCGCCCGCCTTCGGCGTCGCCACCGACGACGCCCAACTCGCCACCCGGAAGGCCCTGTCATGA
- a CDS encoding S1 family peptidase, whose translation MNRPLVGALATAVLGAAALAGTVGTAHAAPQHAAPQAQRHLAPQHPSQQRTKAVDFAGTVALSNCSGSVVRMPTSQPNDPALVMSNGHCLESGMPDPGEVIVGQRSSRSFTLLDKSAGRAGTIRATKVAYATMTDTDVTLYETSSTYAQIEQKYGIKALELATGHPVKGAAISVVSGYWKKIYTCNIDGFVPTLKEGGWTWKDSVRYTPQCKTIGGTSGSPVIDNATGKVTAINNTGNEDGEKCTVNNPCEVDENGNVTVHQGTNYAEETYGIPKCFGAGNKLDLNAAGCTLPKPAATRG comes from the coding sequence ATGAACAGACCTCTCGTCGGCGCCCTGGCCACGGCCGTGCTGGGAGCCGCAGCCCTGGCGGGCACCGTCGGAACGGCCCACGCGGCGCCGCAGCACGCGGCGCCGCAGGCACAGCGCCACCTCGCACCGCAGCACCCCTCGCAGCAGCGGACCAAGGCGGTGGACTTCGCCGGCACCGTCGCGCTGAGCAACTGCTCGGGCTCGGTCGTCCGGATGCCCACCTCGCAGCCGAACGACCCGGCCCTGGTGATGTCCAACGGCCACTGTCTGGAAAGCGGCATGCCGGACCCCGGCGAGGTCATCGTCGGCCAGCGGTCGAGCCGCAGCTTCACCCTCCTCGACAAGTCGGCCGGCCGGGCGGGCACGATCCGGGCCACCAAGGTCGCCTACGCCACGATGACCGACACCGACGTCACGCTCTACGAGACCTCCTCGACCTACGCCCAGATCGAGCAGAAGTACGGGATCAAGGCGCTGGAGCTGGCCACCGGCCACCCGGTCAAGGGCGCGGCGATCAGTGTGGTCTCCGGTTACTGGAAGAAGATCTACACCTGCAACATCGACGGCTTCGTGCCCACCCTCAAGGAAGGCGGCTGGACCTGGAAGGACTCGGTCCGCTACACCCCGCAGTGCAAGACGATCGGCGGCACCTCCGGATCGCCGGTGATCGACAACGCCACCGGCAAGGTGACGGCCATCAACAACACGGGCAACGAGGACGGCGAGAAGTGCACCGTCAACAACCCGTGCGAGGTCGACGAGAACGGCAACGTCACGGTGCACCAGGGCACCAACTACGCCGAGGAGACCTACGGGATACCCAAGTGCTTCGGCGCCGGCAACAAGCTGGACCTGAACGCGGCCGGGTGCACGCTGCCGAAGCCGGCGGCCACCCGCGGGTGA
- the cpaB gene encoding Flp pilus assembly protein CpaB — protein sequence MNSRQRRGVILLLLSVLCAVGAFVGVLSVINNVESKVGPETTAYRLKTDVAAYKALDPGQFEKVKMPERWLPPTAVTDLDKVSGRIAVTPLKKGSLLQDDMIVERPALKAGQQEIAIMIDAATGVAGKINPGARVNIYATFEGKRPEDKPVSKVIVSGAQVIDVGKLTPLEAKDPGDTTAGRPAGDAVPITFALDTRDAQRVAYAESFASHVRLALLAPGSEATVPPGQRTYTLDGDK from the coding sequence ATGAACTCACGCCAGCGCCGCGGAGTGATCCTGCTGCTCCTGTCGGTTCTCTGTGCGGTCGGCGCGTTCGTCGGCGTACTGTCGGTGATCAACAACGTCGAGTCCAAGGTCGGCCCCGAGACGACGGCGTACCGGCTGAAGACGGATGTCGCGGCCTATAAAGCGCTGGATCCCGGGCAGTTCGAGAAGGTGAAGATGCCCGAGCGGTGGCTGCCGCCCACCGCCGTGACCGACCTCGACAAGGTCAGCGGCAGGATCGCGGTGACCCCGCTGAAGAAGGGGTCGCTGCTGCAGGACGACATGATCGTCGAGCGGCCCGCGCTGAAGGCCGGGCAGCAGGAGATCGCCATCATGATCGACGCGGCCACCGGGGTGGCCGGCAAGATCAACCCCGGCGCCCGGGTGAACATCTACGCCACCTTCGAGGGCAAGCGCCCCGAGGACAAGCCGGTCTCCAAGGTCATCGTCTCCGGCGCCCAGGTGATCGACGTCGGCAAGCTGACGCCGCTGGAGGCCAAGGACCCCGGCGACACCACCGCGGGCCGCCCGGCCGGTGACGCCGTCCCGATCACCTTCGCGCTGGACACCCGGGACGCCCAACGGGTCGCGTACGCGGAGTCGTTCGCCTCGCACGTACGGCTCGCCCTGCTCGCGCCCGGCAGCGAGGCCACCGTCCCGCCCGGTCAGCGCACGTACACCCTCGACGGCGACAAGTGA
- a CDS encoding M14 family metallopeptidase codes for MRPRLRGGRTTVLAALLSLALAAPIAAAQDRTAPAAGPAAGTTAHPRLPHQYEVTGPATPAQRTALTATGATVDEVHAGKVVITADRAQARAVRQLGYALRRLPDPPATAPAAPAGAAVKDFPSGYAKYHTYDEATKEIDALVAKYPAILSKQVIGTSQEGRALLALKLSKNVTKDEAEPEVLFTAHQHAREHLTVEMALYLLNEFTSKYGSDPRITKLLDSREVWIIPDLNPDGGAYDIASGSFRSWRKNRQPNTGSRNIGTDLNRNWDFKWGCCGGSSSSTSSETYRGASPASAPEVQVVAKFVRSRIVGGTQQIKAAIDFHTYSELVLWPFGFTDDDTGPGMTRDDHDAFAAIGKDMATTNGYTPEQSSDLYITDGSIDDWLWGDQKVFAYTFEMYPTSFLGGGFYPKDSVIPKETTRNREAVLRLLEIADCPYRAIGKEGQYCKGS; via the coding sequence ATGCGACCACGTCTCCGCGGCGGACGGACCACCGTCCTCGCCGCGCTCCTCTCCCTCGCCCTCGCCGCCCCGATCGCCGCCGCCCAGGACCGGACCGCCCCCGCGGCCGGGCCCGCCGCCGGCACCACGGCGCACCCCCGACTCCCCCATCAGTACGAGGTCACCGGCCCCGCCACCCCCGCCCAGCGCACCGCCCTCACCGCGACCGGCGCCACCGTCGACGAGGTCCACGCCGGGAAGGTCGTCATCACGGCGGACCGCGCCCAGGCCCGCGCCGTCCGCCAACTCGGCTACGCCCTGCGCAGATTGCCCGACCCGCCGGCCACCGCGCCCGCCGCACCCGCCGGCGCCGCGGTCAAGGACTTCCCCAGCGGCTACGCGAAGTACCACACCTACGACGAGGCCACGAAGGAGATCGACGCCCTCGTCGCCAAGTACCCGGCCATCCTGAGCAAGCAGGTCATCGGCACCTCCCAGGAGGGCCGCGCCCTGCTCGCCCTCAAGCTCAGCAAGAACGTCACCAAGGACGAGGCGGAGCCCGAGGTCCTCTTCACCGCCCACCAGCACGCCAGGGAACACCTCACCGTCGAGATGGCCCTCTACCTCCTGAACGAGTTCACCTCGAAGTACGGGAGCGACCCCCGCATCACCAAGCTGCTCGACTCCCGTGAGGTCTGGATCATCCCGGACCTCAACCCGGACGGCGGCGCGTACGACATCGCCTCCGGCTCGTTCCGCAGCTGGCGCAAGAACCGCCAGCCCAACACCGGCTCCCGCAACATCGGCACCGACCTCAACCGCAACTGGGACTTCAAGTGGGGCTGCTGCGGCGGCTCTTCGTCCAGCACCTCCTCCGAGACCTACCGCGGCGCGTCCCCCGCCTCCGCCCCCGAGGTCCAGGTCGTCGCGAAGTTCGTCCGCAGCCGGATCGTCGGCGGCACACAGCAGATCAAGGCCGCCATCGACTTCCACACCTACAGCGAACTGGTCCTGTGGCCCTTCGGCTTCACCGACGACGACACCGGCCCCGGTATGACCCGGGACGACCACGACGCCTTCGCCGCCATCGGCAAGGACATGGCCACCACCAACGGCTACACCCCCGAGCAGTCCAGCGACCTGTACATCACCGACGGCTCGATCGACGACTGGCTGTGGGGCGACCAGAAGGTGTTCGCGTACACCTTCGAGATGTACCCGACGTCCTTCCTGGGCGGCGGCTTCTACCCGAAGGACTCGGTGATCCCGAAGGAGACCACCCGCAACCGCGAGGCGGTCCTCCGCCTCCTGGAGATCGCCGACTGCCCGTACCGGGCGATCGGCAAGGAGGGGCAGTACTGCAAGGGAAGCTGA
- a CDS encoding type II secretion system F family protein, producing the protein MTGGNDLALLAIGATVLCGVLAIAGVRTYAAGRAQRQAVVDRLDDERRLPTDGRRRRFPSVDRALRGTRFGRRLELRLAATGLDVTPGEFFVAMLGAVLALWLIAQAALAPFFGPIAGLVAVWAAFAFLNWQRQKRIERFINQLPELSRILANATQAGLALRTALAMAAEELEAPAGEELAKVSDKLSVGHSVDEALGELAERLPSRELVVLVTTLVLSNRAGGTVVGSLRNLTTTLEERKETRREVRTQLSQVVVTAYVVPLLGIGTLLLMNRIAPGAIDRMTSSFLGQFAVVAAFVLYGLGFFFIRRLSKIDV; encoded by the coding sequence ATGACCGGCGGGAACGACCTCGCCCTGCTCGCCATCGGCGCTACCGTGCTGTGCGGGGTGCTCGCCATCGCCGGCGTACGGACGTACGCCGCGGGCCGCGCCCAGCGCCAGGCCGTCGTCGACCGCCTCGACGACGAGCGGCGGCTGCCGACCGACGGGCGCCGGCGCCGCTTCCCGTCCGTCGACCGCGCCCTGCGGGGCACCCGCTTCGGCCGCCGGCTCGAACTGCGGCTGGCCGCCACCGGCCTGGACGTCACCCCCGGCGAGTTCTTCGTCGCCATGCTCGGCGCGGTGCTCGCCCTGTGGCTGATCGCGCAGGCCGCCCTCGCCCCCTTCTTCGGCCCGATCGCGGGGCTGGTCGCCGTCTGGGCGGCGTTCGCCTTCCTCAACTGGCAGCGGCAGAAGCGCATCGAGCGGTTCATCAACCAGCTGCCCGAACTCTCCCGGATCCTCGCCAACGCCACCCAGGCCGGGCTCGCCCTGCGGACCGCGCTGGCCATGGCCGCCGAGGAACTGGAGGCACCGGCCGGCGAGGAACTGGCCAAGGTCTCCGACAAGCTCTCCGTCGGCCACTCCGTCGACGAGGCGCTCGGCGAGCTGGCCGAACGCCTCCCGTCCCGCGAACTGGTGGTGCTCGTCACCACCCTGGTGCTCTCCAACCGTGCCGGCGGCACCGTCGTCGGCTCGCTGCGCAACCTCACCACGACCCTGGAGGAGCGCAAGGAGACCCGCCGCGAGGTCCGCACCCAGCTCTCCCAGGTCGTGGTCACCGCCTATGTCGTCCCGCTGCTCGGCATCGGCACCCTGCTGCTGATGAACCGGATCGCCCCGGGCGCCATCGACCGGATGACCTCTTCCTTCCTCGGCCAGTTCGCGGTCGTCGCGGCCTTCGTCCTCTACGGGCTCGGGTTCTTCTTCATCCGCCGGCTGTCCAAGATCGACGTCTAG
- a CDS encoding RidA family protein has product MTEKIALTPATHTTPPAKFSHGVKKGNILQVAGQVGFLPAVEGQAPTPAGPTLREQTLQTLANVQAILEEGGASWDDAMMIRVYLTDVDHFAEMNAIYNAYFEEQGLKEAPAARTTVYVGLPKGLLIEIDALAVLS; this is encoded by the coding sequence ATGACCGAGAAGATCGCGCTCACCCCGGCCACCCACACCACCCCGCCCGCGAAGTTCTCCCACGGCGTCAAGAAGGGCAACATCCTCCAGGTCGCGGGCCAGGTCGGCTTCCTCCCCGCCGTCGAGGGCCAGGCCCCCACCCCGGCCGGCCCCACCCTGCGCGAGCAGACCCTGCAGACCCTCGCCAACGTCCAGGCCATCCTCGAAGAGGGCGGCGCGAGCTGGGACGACGCGATGATGATCCGCGTCTACCTCACCGACGTGGACCACTTCGCCGAGATGAACGCGATCTACAACGCCTACTTCGAGGAGCAGGGCCTCAAGGAGGCCCCCGCCGCCCGCACCACCGTCTACGTCGGCCTGCCCAAGGGCCTGCTCATCGAGATCGACGCCCTCGCCGTCCTGAGCTGA